A window from Bombus fervidus isolate BK054 chromosome 12, iyBomFerv1, whole genome shotgun sequence encodes these proteins:
- the LOC139993105 gene encoding histone H3.3A: MARTKQTARKSTGGKAPRKQLATKAARKSAPSTGGVKKPHRYRPGTVALREIRRYQKSTELLIRKLPFQRLVREIAQDFKTDLRFQSAAIGALQEASEAYLVGLFEDTNLCAIHAKRVTIMPKDIQLARRIRGERA; the protein is encoded by the exons ATGGCACGTACCAAGCAAACAGCACGTAAGTCAACAGGAGGTAAAGCTCCCAGGAAGCAACTTGCAACTAAAGCTGCACGTAAAAGTGCACCATCTACGGGAGGTGTAAAAAAACCACATCGTTACAG GCCTGGTACTGTAGCTCTCAGAGAAATCAGAAGATATCAGAAATCGACTGAGCTGTTGATCAGAAAATTACCATTTCAACGTTTAGTTCGTGAAATTGCACAGGATTTCAAGACAGATTTGCGATTCCAGAGTGCTGCAATTGGAGCATTGCAAGAAGCTTCTGAAGCATATTTAGTTGGGTTGTTTGAAGACACAAACTTGTGTGCAATTCATGCTAAACGCGTTACGATAATGCCTAAAGATATTCAGTTGGCCAGACGAATTCGCGGTGAACGCGCTTAA